In the Caldibacillus debilis DSM 16016 genome, one interval contains:
- the gltB gene encoding glutamate synthase large subunit: MGFHQWPEAQGLYRPGFEHDACGIGLYAHMKGTASHDVVINGLKILRQLDHRGGKNGNTGDGSGLMIEIPDRFFRNACGDWKLPEKGRYGVGMIFFDRDADIRKLEKEIESVIEEEGQILIGWRTVPVDMEILDGRAKECPAIRQVFIGAGEPSGGPGGFERKLYVIRRRAEKLGKAGKRKQFYFASLSSRTIVYKGLLTPEQLDAFYLDIRDPRFESSFALVHSRFSTNTFPSWERAHPNRFLLHNGEINTLQGNVQWMRARERKLAEDGFGEDAEKVLPVLDTDGSDSSILDNAFEFLVMAGLSPAHAAMVLVPEAWERDPGMTEKKRAFYRYHSLLMEPWDGPAAILFTDGRQIGAILDRNGLRPGRYWVTTDDHIIFSSEAGVIELPPEKILYKERLSPGRMLLIDLEEGRIVPDGEIKETLAGRFPYQRWLDSGLIRLEQGTEEPESLPSLHTLQRAFGYTYEEIHKYLLPLAVEKKDPVGSMGYDAPLAVLSGRPQSLFNYFKQSFAQVTNPPIDPIREQMVTSTVTYLGKEGHLLKPGRKNCARIQLDTPVLTNGQLARLKENRIPGFKSRCISAVFTGSLEKRLAEMAEEAEQAVKEGADLLILSDRDRDETKVPVPALLAVSSVHHHLLKRGLRLETSLIAESGEVREVHHFAALIGYGADAVNPYLAFATYFALIKEGTLPFSYEEAVKRYVRAVTDGIVKVMAKMGISTVQSYRGAQIFEAVGISDEVIGRYFPGTPSQIGGIGLDVIEKEARLRHESAFQSPEGPLEPGSDFQWRESGEDHAFHPKAIYTLQWAVRKGDYGLYKEFSKAANDGLRFIRHLFEFAPKGEPIPVDEVEPEEKILRRFKTGAMSFGSLSKEAHETLAIAMNRLGGKSNSGEGGEDPERYLPDENGDRRVSKIKQIASGRFGVSSHYLVNAEELQIKMAQGAKPGEGGQLPGKKVYPWVAKVRGSTPGVGLISPPPNHDIYSIEDLAQLIFDLKNANRNARISVKLVAKAGVGTIAAGVAKAKADVIVISGHDGGTGASPKTSIKHAGLPWELGLAEAQQTLILNGLRDRVVLETDGKLMTGRDVVIAALLGAEEFSFGTAPLVALGCIMMRACHSDTCPVGIATQNPALREKFAGKPEYVMNFFRFVAREVREIMAELGFRTVDEMVGRTDVLRVSPRAKEHWKAKFLEVERLLHRPGENRRFSRLQDHQLERTLDWQKLLPQVKPALEGKTRVRLTLPIRNTDRAAGTLIGSEISKRYGENGLPDDTITVRFRGSAGQSFGAFLPKGITLFVEGDVNDYLGKGLSGGKLIVKGAGPSFAGEDVVAGNVALYGAIGGEVYINGRAGERFAVRNSGATAVVEGIGNHGCEYMTGGRVIILGDVGKNFAAGMSGGIAWVFPENPDEFLANCNTEMADAEPLDDPEEIEEVRRLLQNHCKYTGSRKAAAVLRNWKEWQDRWVKVIPREYKKILRQMEIRRKAGAGEEEALYQAFLSVHGKEREANMAGGARNG; the protein is encoded by the coding sequence ATGGGCTTCCATCAATGGCCTGAAGCGCAAGGATTGTACCGTCCCGGCTTCGAACACGATGCCTGCGGCATCGGGCTGTACGCCCACATGAAGGGGACGGCAAGTCACGATGTGGTGATAAACGGGCTGAAAATTCTCCGGCAATTGGACCATCGCGGGGGAAAAAACGGAAATACCGGAGACGGTTCCGGTTTGATGATAGAGATTCCCGACCGGTTTTTCAGAAACGCATGCGGGGATTGGAAGCTTCCGGAAAAAGGCCGCTACGGCGTCGGGATGATTTTTTTCGATCGGGATGCGGACATCCGGAAATTGGAAAAGGAAATCGAATCCGTAATCGAAGAAGAAGGGCAGATCCTCATCGGCTGGCGGACGGTTCCGGTCGATATGGAGATCCTTGACGGAAGGGCGAAGGAATGTCCTGCGATCCGCCAGGTCTTCATCGGTGCGGGCGAGCCTTCCGGCGGCCCGGGCGGCTTTGAGCGGAAACTGTACGTGATCCGAAGGCGGGCGGAGAAGCTGGGGAAGGCAGGAAAGAGGAAGCAGTTCTATTTTGCCAGCCTTTCATCCAGAACCATCGTCTATAAAGGGCTTTTGACCCCGGAACAGCTCGACGCCTTCTATTTGGATATCCGGGACCCCAGGTTCGAATCTTCTTTCGCCCTCGTCCATTCCCGGTTCAGTACGAATACCTTCCCGAGCTGGGAAAGGGCCCATCCCAACCGCTTTCTCCTCCACAACGGGGAGATCAACACCCTGCAGGGAAACGTCCAGTGGATGCGGGCGAGGGAAAGGAAACTGGCCGAGGACGGCTTCGGGGAGGATGCGGAGAAGGTGCTGCCGGTTTTGGACACCGACGGGAGCGATTCCTCCATCCTCGATAACGCCTTTGAATTCCTCGTGATGGCGGGTTTGAGCCCTGCCCATGCGGCCATGGTCCTCGTTCCGGAGGCCTGGGAGCGGGATCCCGGGATGACGGAAAAGAAGCGGGCCTTCTACCGGTACCACAGCCTCCTGATGGAGCCTTGGGACGGTCCGGCGGCCATCCTGTTTACGGATGGGAGGCAAATCGGCGCAATTTTGGACAGGAACGGCCTCCGGCCCGGCCGGTATTGGGTGACGACCGATGATCACATCATTTTTTCCTCGGAAGCCGGAGTGATCGAACTGCCGCCGGAAAAAATTTTATATAAAGAACGGCTGAGCCCGGGCAGGATGCTCCTCATCGACTTGGAAGAGGGGAGGATCGTCCCGGACGGGGAGATCAAAGAGACATTGGCCGGCCGCTTTCCGTATCAGCGGTGGCTCGATTCCGGTCTCATCCGCCTGGAACAGGGGACGGAGGAACCCGAATCCCTTCCGTCCTTGCACACGCTCCAAAGGGCCTTCGGTTATACGTATGAAGAGATCCATAAATATTTGCTTCCCCTCGCCGTCGAGAAAAAGGATCCGGTCGGATCCATGGGGTACGACGCTCCGCTCGCCGTGCTTTCCGGCCGCCCCCAGTCCCTGTTCAACTATTTTAAGCAATCATTCGCCCAGGTGACCAATCCGCCCATCGACCCGATCCGGGAACAGATGGTCACTTCCACCGTCACCTATTTGGGAAAAGAGGGGCATCTGCTGAAACCGGGAAGGAAAAACTGCGCACGGATCCAGCTGGATACCCCGGTCCTCACCAACGGCCAGCTGGCCCGGCTGAAGGAAAACAGGATCCCGGGATTTAAGAGCCGATGCATTTCCGCCGTCTTTACAGGGAGCTTGGAAAAAAGATTGGCGGAAATGGCCGAAGAAGCGGAACAGGCGGTAAAAGAGGGCGCGGACCTGTTGATCCTGTCCGACCGGGATAGGGATGAAACGAAAGTCCCCGTCCCGGCGTTGCTTGCGGTAAGCAGCGTGCACCATCATTTGCTGAAGCGGGGGCTGCGCCTGGAAACGAGCCTCATCGCCGAATCCGGCGAGGTCCGGGAAGTCCACCATTTCGCCGCGCTGATCGGATACGGCGCAGATGCAGTGAATCCCTATTTGGCCTTTGCCACCTATTTTGCATTGATCAAGGAAGGAACCCTTCCGTTCAGCTATGAAGAAGCCGTAAAAAGATATGTCCGGGCGGTAACGGACGGCATCGTAAAAGTGATGGCGAAAATGGGAATCTCGACGGTGCAAAGCTACCGTGGGGCGCAAATTTTTGAGGCCGTCGGCATTTCCGATGAAGTGATCGGCCGCTATTTTCCGGGGACCCCGTCGCAGATCGGGGGGATCGGCTTGGACGTGATCGAAAAGGAAGCGAGGCTGCGCCACGAATCCGCCTTCCAAAGCCCGGAAGGGCCGTTGGAACCGGGGAGCGATTTTCAATGGCGGGAATCGGGAGAAGACCACGCCTTCCATCCGAAGGCGATCTATACCCTCCAATGGGCGGTGCGCAAAGGGGATTACGGGCTTTATAAAGAATTTTCCAAAGCCGCAAATGACGGGCTCCGTTTCATCCGTCATCTGTTCGAATTTGCGCCGAAGGGGGAACCGATACCCGTCGATGAGGTGGAACCCGAGGAAAAGATTCTCCGCCGGTTTAAAACGGGGGCGATGTCCTTCGGTTCTTTGAGCAAGGAGGCCCACGAGACCTTGGCCATCGCCATGAACCGCCTCGGGGGAAAGAGCAACAGCGGCGAAGGGGGAGAAGATCCGGAACGGTATCTGCCGGATGAAAACGGGGACCGGAGAGTAAGCAAAATCAAGCAAATCGCCTCCGGTCGTTTCGGGGTGAGCAGCCATTACCTGGTGAATGCCGAGGAGCTTCAAATTAAAATGGCCCAGGGCGCCAAGCCCGGGGAAGGGGGACAGCTCCCGGGGAAGAAGGTGTATCCTTGGGTGGCGAAGGTCCGGGGCTCCACGCCCGGCGTCGGGCTGATCTCCCCGCCCCCCAACCATGACATCTACTCCATCGAAGATTTGGCCCAGCTGATTTTCGATTTAAAAAACGCCAACCGGAATGCGCGGATCAGCGTGAAGCTCGTCGCCAAGGCGGGGGTCGGGACGATCGCCGCAGGCGTCGCCAAAGCGAAGGCGGATGTGATCGTGATCAGCGGACACGACGGCGGCACCGGGGCCTCTCCGAAGACGAGCATCAAACATGCCGGGCTGCCTTGGGAGCTCGGGTTGGCGGAGGCCCAGCAAACGCTGATCCTTAACGGCCTCCGGGACCGGGTGGTGCTGGAGACGGACGGAAAATTGATGACGGGAAGGGATGTGGTCATCGCGGCGCTGCTCGGAGCCGAAGAATTCAGTTTCGGCACCGCGCCCCTCGTCGCCTTGGGCTGCATCATGATGCGGGCTTGCCATTCCGACACATGCCCCGTCGGGATCGCCACCCAGAATCCGGCGTTGCGGGAAAAATTTGCGGGGAAGCCGGAATACGTGATGAATTTCTTCCGTTTCGTCGCCCGGGAAGTCCGGGAAATCATGGCCGAGCTCGGCTTTCGGACCGTGGACGAAATGGTGGGGAGGACGGATGTCCTTCGGGTGAGCCCGCGGGCAAAGGAGCACTGGAAGGCGAAATTTTTGGAAGTGGAACGGTTATTGCATCGGCCCGGGGAAAACCGGCGTTTTTCCAGGCTGCAAGACCATCAGCTGGAACGCACCCTCGATTGGCAAAAACTGCTGCCCCAAGTCAAGCCCGCCCTGGAAGGGAAAACGCGGGTGCGCCTAACTTTGCCCATCAGGAATACGGACCGGGCGGCCGGCACGCTGATCGGAAGTGAAATTTCCAAAAGATACGGGGAAAATGGCTTGCCCGACGATACCATCACCGTGCGCTTCCGCGGATCGGCCGGCCAGAGCTTCGGCGCCTTTCTGCCGAAGGGAATCACCCTCTTCGTCGAAGGCGACGTGAACGATTATTTGGGAAAGGGGCTGTCCGGCGGAAAACTCATCGTGAAGGGAGCGGGACCTTCCTTCGCCGGGGAGGATGTCGTCGCCGGCAACGTGGCATTGTACGGAGCCATCGGCGGAGAAGTCTATATCAACGGACGGGCGGGGGAACGGTTTGCCGTCCGGAACAGCGGGGCCACGGCGGTCGTGGAAGGGATCGGCAACCACGGCTGCGAGTATATGACCGGGGGAAGGGTGATCATCCTCGGCGATGTCGGAAAAAACTTTGCCGCCGGCATGTCGGGGGGCATCGCCTGGGTTTTTCCGGAGAATCCCGATGAATTTTTGGCCAATTGCAACACGGAAATGGCCGATGCGGAACCTTTGGATGATCCGGAGGAAATCGAGGAGGTCCGCCGGCTCCTTCAAAATCATTGCAAATATACGGGAAGCCGAAAAGCGGCCGCGGTTTTGCGGAATTGGAAAGAATGGCAGGACCGCTGGGTGAAAGTGATCCCCCGCGAATATAAAAAGATCCTGCGGCAAATGGAGATCCGGCGGAAGGCTGGTGCCGGGGAGGAGGAAGCCCTTTACCAGGCCTTTTTGTCGGTGCACGGGAAGGAAAGGGAGGCGAACATGGCCGGCGGGGCACGGAACGGATAA